The genomic stretch GGTGTGTCATCCTCCCTTTAGAAAAATAGGTACGTCAATGAAAGTGAGCTTAACAAAAAACAAATAGTTACATgggttggatggactaaatggctTGGATTCTAGATCTTTTTTCATAAGTATATGTATGCTTGATGTTTGCAATGGCATATACTCTACCGTGACGTGTGGATTCTCGACATTTATATACTACTCTACCTGCAAATGGTTTTTGTGAGACTACTTATAGAGTTATTTATGTGAAGTAGTGAAGTAACATACATTAGTGGTTTAGTGTGTGCATTTTTCTTACATGGGTTTGACAGGTGACGTTCCCAAGTGCAAGTGGTTTTTGGAAACTGCAATACTGATCGACGGATGCATAACTTAATAGTACTACCTCAattccaaagcttaaggcttatattttgtttgaaaagtcaaaccgaatatcaacaaatatgatactatttaaaaaaatattttattatctatataATTATATTGATTAAATATTTTAGatgttaataatttttggtaaaaacaTAGTTAAATTTGGTATAGTTTAACTTTTtataaataatataagccttaagctttgggatggagggaatATTAACCTGTGTATTGTTGGGTCCTCTGGCTGACAGGTGACGTTCCTCAAGTGCGGCGGAGTGGTGCTGGGCACGGGAATCCACCACGGGACAATGGACGGCATAGGGGCGGCGCATTTCATCCAGACATGGACAGGTCTGGCGCGTGGCCTCAGCGTGTCCGAGGCATGTCCATCGCCGCCCTTCCACGACCGCACGCTCCTTGGCCGGCGGTCTCCACCGCACGTCGACTTGGACCATCCGGTATATTCTCCGGCATACCTCACCGGCCACCCGCGCCACTTCGAGACACGCCTCTACTCGGTCTCTCCAAAGCTCCTCGCGGACCTCAAGTCGCAGTGCGCGCCAGGAGTCTCCACCTATGGTGCCATCGCCGGGCACCTCTGGCGTTCCATGTGCGTCGCTCGCGGGCTTGCGCCGGACTCCGACACTAGGCTTCGAGTGACCGCCAACGTCCGGCACCGGCTGCGCCCGCAGCTCCCGCGCCAGTTCTGCGGCAACGCCATCCTGCGCGACCTCGTCACCGTCAAGGTCGGCGACGTCCTGGCTCAGCCCTTGGGGTTCCTGGCCGACTCGATTAGGAAGGGGCTGGAGGACATTGACGACGCGTACGTGCGGTCGGTGATCGACTACCTGGAGCTGGAATCCGGCGATGGCGGCCTGCAGGCGGCGCCAGGGCAGCTTATGCCGGAGTCGGACATGTGGGTGGTGAGCTGGCTGGGGATGCCCGTCTACGACGCCGACTTCGGCTGGGGCGCGCCGCGGTTCGTCGCACCGGCGCAGATGTTCGGCAGCGGCACCGCGTACGTGATGCAGCGCGCCAACAGGGACGATGGTATCGCCGTGCTGTTTGCTTTGGAGCCCCAGTACCAGCAGCACTTTGAGGACGCCTTCTATGGCGAGTGAGATCCGTGT from Lolium rigidum isolate FL_2022 chromosome 4, APGP_CSIRO_Lrig_0.1, whole genome shotgun sequence encodes the following:
- the LOC124705690 gene encoding putrescine hydroxycinnamoyltransferase 1-like — translated: MPMKVDVLESTLVAPSEKTPRFGLWLSNLDLAAPRSHTPLVYYYPAPMPGGGEDFFSPHRLRTALARALVLFYPLAGRLGVDDGGRLQVNCNGEGALFVVAGADCAGEDLFGNYEPSPELRRMLVPFAPAGDPCLLAMFQVTFLKCGGVVLGTGIHHGTMDGIGAAHFIQTWTGLARGLSVSEACPSPPFHDRTLLGRRSPPHVDLDHPVYSPAYLTGHPRHFETRLYSVSPKLLADLKSQCAPGVSTYGAIAGHLWRSMCVARGLAPDSDTRLRVTANVRHRLRPQLPRQFCGNAILRDLVTVKVGDVLAQPLGFLADSIRKGLEDIDDAYVRSVIDYLELESGDGGLQAAPGQLMPESDMWVVSWLGMPVYDADFGWGAPRFVAPAQMFGSGTAYVMQRANRDDGIAVLFALEPQYQQHFEDAFYGE